From the Carya illinoinensis cultivar Pawnee chromosome 4, C.illinoinensisPawnee_v1, whole genome shotgun sequence genome, one window contains:
- the LOC122306476 gene encoding G-box-binding factor 1-like produces the protein MGKGKESRTPKSSKPSSCIQEIPTTSYPHWSGWSSSMQHPLIPPYGTSAPYPTLYNHGSSSNTKQIANKKSASSPFSPSHFLISAKSGTEGTSDERNENNDQKDFSGSREDDFQVMVVDGANAQSTTIGGTAKASVYEKPISMPKTNCPLPTFVPQVG, from the exons ATGGGGAAAGGGAAAGAAAGCAGAACTCCTAAGTCTTCTAAACCATCTTCTTGCATTCAG GAAATACCAACAACATCTTATCCCCATTGGTCAGGCTGGTCAAGCTCAATGCAG CATCCGTTGATCCCACCATATGGGACATCAGCTCCATACCCTACATTATATAATCATGGAAGTTCAAGCAACACTAAACAAATTGCTAATAAAAAATCTGCTTCCTCCCCTTTTTCCCCGTCTCATTTTCTTATCAGTGCTAAAAGTGGTACTGAGGGTACATCAGATGAAAGGAATGAAAATAATGACCAAAAG GACTTTTCTGGAAGTAGAGAGGATGATTTCCAGGTGATGGTTGTGGATG GAGCCAATGCTCAGAGTACCACTATTGGTGGCACTGCTAAAGCTTCAGTTTACGAGAAGCCCATCTCTATGCCTAAAACTAATTGCCCTCTTCCCACATTTGTCCCTCAAGTTGGTTAG
- the LOC122306475 gene encoding protein FAR1-RELATED SEQUENCE 4-like, whose amino-acid sequence MSKSFNPLVEGEGVENLSSAEKDHPNFIDEERYLQLGKGGGAALCKFLQRMQGMSNGFYSVINFNPDNRLRKYQLFFLGISRAAYKSFWDVVTFDITYLTNRHKIPIVVFMGVNHHGQSIFFGAGLISSQDAYTFVWLFQIFLECMNGQTLSAIVTDQDKAIKSAVAIVFPRIRYRFCLWRIMRKLPEKLGSHAQYTCGLKSVIQNCLYDSQTCDEFEKSWQMLLDIYNLHDNAWLRGLYSEWTYWVPAYLKDIFWARMSITRKSENVNTYFDGFLHSKTTVKDFFDQFDSILRRKIDNEDKADFNSFNSMISCISPSLIKKKFQEMYTIAKFKEVQQEFVGMISCNCS is encoded by the coding sequence ATGAGCAAGAGCTTTAACCCACTTGTTGAAGGAGAGGGGGTCGAGAATCTTTCATCTGCAGAGAaagatcaccccaattttattgatgaggAAAGATATCTTCAGCTTGGCAAAGGAGGTGGTGCAGCACTTTGTAAGTTTTTACAAAGAATGCAAGGAATGAGTAATGGATTTTATTCTGTGATAAATTTTAATCCTGATAATAGGTTGAGAAAATACCAATTGTTCTTTTTGGGGATAAGTAGGGCAGCATATAAAAGTTTTTGGGATGTCGTTACATTTGACATAACATACTTGACTAATAGACACAAAATACCAATTGTTGTTTTTATGGGTGTGAATCATCATGGTCAATCAATATTTTTTGGAGCAGGCTTAATATCAAGTCAGGATGCATACACATTTGTATggttatttcaaatatttttggaATGCATGAATGGCCAAACTCTGAGTGCAATTGTGACAGATCAAGATAAGGCTATAAAAAGTGCAGTTGCAATAGTTTTTCCAAGAATCCGATATAGATTTTGTCTATGGCGCATTATGAGAAAACTCCCAGAAAAGCTTGGATCGCATGCACAATACACTTGTGGCTTAAAAAGTGTCATACAAAACTGTCTATATGATTCTCAAACTTGTGATGAATTTGAGAAGAGTTGGCAAATGCTACTTGATATTTATAATCTTCATGACAATGCATGGTTACGTGGTTTATATAGTGAATGGACTTATTGGGTACCGGCATATTTGAAGGATATATTTTGGGCTAGAATGAGTATTACACGAAAGAGTGAGAATGTGAATACATATTTTGATGGTTTTCTGCACTCAAAGACCACAGTGAAGGATTTTTTTGACCAATTTGACAGCATTTTGAGAAGAAAGATTGATAATGAGGATAAAGCTGATTTCAATTCTTTTAATAGCATGATTTCATGTATATCTCCTTCtcttattaagaaaaaatttcaagAGATGTACACCATTGCAAAGTTCAAAGAAGTCCAACAAGAGTTTGTGGGGATGATATCTTGCAATTGTTCATAA